A genomic region of Streptomyces sp. R33 contains the following coding sequences:
- a CDS encoding pirin family protein: MSNLDRQPALSACGGRGFVVAEPVRELLSPRTVKLGESTEVRRLLPNLGRRMVGAWCFVDHYGPDDIAGEPGMQVPPHPHSGLQTVSWLHDGEVLHRDSVGSLETIRPRELGLMTSGRGISHSEESPRSHGRLLHGAQLWVALPEAHRHVEPHFQHHAELPHVTAPGLTATVILGTLDTATSPGTAYSPIVGADLALAAGTETRLPLNPDFEYAVLSMSGEAHVDGVPVLPGSMLYLGCGRTELPLRATSDAGLMLLGGEPFEEEIVMFWNWIGRSHDDIAQAREDWMNGSRFGEVKGYDGPPIPAPELPPTHLKARGRVR, from the coding sequence ATGAGCAATCTCGATCGCCAGCCCGCTCTCTCCGCCTGCGGCGGCCGCGGCTTCGTCGTGGCCGAACCCGTCCGCGAGCTCCTCAGCCCGCGCACGGTCAAGCTCGGGGAATCCACCGAGGTCCGCCGACTCCTGCCCAACCTGGGACGCCGCATGGTGGGCGCCTGGTGCTTCGTCGACCACTACGGCCCGGACGACATCGCCGGCGAGCCCGGCATGCAGGTCCCCCCGCACCCGCACTCCGGGCTCCAGACCGTGAGCTGGCTGCACGACGGCGAGGTGCTGCACCGCGACAGCGTGGGCAGCCTCGAGACGATCCGCCCGCGCGAGCTCGGCCTGATGACCTCGGGCCGCGGCATCAGCCACTCCGAGGAGAGCCCCCGCTCGCACGGCCGCCTCCTGCACGGCGCCCAGCTGTGGGTGGCCCTCCCGGAGGCCCACCGCCATGTGGAACCCCATTTCCAGCACCACGCGGAGCTCCCGCACGTCACCGCCCCGGGCCTGACCGCCACGGTCATCCTGGGCACCCTGGACACGGCGACCTCGCCGGGCACGGCGTACAGCCCGATCGTCGGCGCGGACCTGGCGCTGGCGGCGGGCACGGAGACCCGGCTCCCGCTGAACCCGGACTTCGAGTACGCGGTCCTGTCGATGTCGGGCGAGGCCCACGTGGACGGCGTCCCGGTCCTCCCGGGCTCGATGCTCTACCTCGGCTGCGGCCGCACCGAACTCCCCCTGCGCGCGACCTCGGACGCCGGCCTGATGCTCCTGGGCGGCGAGCCGTTCGAGGAGGAGATCGTGATGTTCTGGAACTGGATCGGACGGTCACACGATGATATCGCGCAGGCCCGCGAGGACTGGATGAATGGGTCCCGATTCGGCGAGGTCAAGGGCTACGACGGCCCTCCGATTCCGGCCCCCGAGCTCCCGCCGACGCACCTGAAAGCCAGGGGAAGGGTGCGTTGA
- a CDS encoding IS3 family transposase translates to MTVHPFIEAEKQSNHNVKRACELLKVSRTAFYARRNGTPGPRAVRDLELTEKITEAHEHSRGTYGTPRLHAVLQREGERCGRRRVARLMRDAGLEGRHRRRRHVTTVPDPRAAARPDLIGRDFAPDPAALDVRWCGDITYIPTDQGWLYLATVIDIASRRVVGWATADHLRTDLVAEALTTACRRRRPTRPVIFHSDRGCQYTSQQFASLAGEFDVQLSVGRTGQCWDNALAESFFATIKRELLGTKPWPSRALARTAIFEWIESWYNLQRLHSSLGYRSPAEYETVLAA, encoded by the coding sequence GTGACGGTGCACCCGTTCATCGAGGCGGAGAAGCAGAGCAACCACAACGTCAAGCGCGCGTGTGAACTGCTCAAGGTCTCCCGCACCGCCTTCTATGCCCGCCGCAACGGAACTCCCGGCCCCCGCGCGGTCCGCGACCTGGAGCTGACCGAGAAGATCACCGAGGCCCACGAGCACTCCCGTGGCACCTACGGGACCCCACGCCTCCACGCCGTTCTGCAACGCGAGGGCGAAAGATGCGGACGGCGCCGCGTGGCCAGACTGATGCGGGACGCCGGACTCGAAGGCCGGCACCGCAGGCGGCGACACGTGACCACCGTCCCCGACCCGCGGGCCGCCGCGAGGCCCGACCTCATCGGGCGCGACTTCGCACCCGACCCGGCCGCACTCGACGTCCGCTGGTGCGGCGACATCACGTATATCCCGACCGATCAGGGCTGGCTCTACCTGGCCACCGTCATCGACATCGCCTCCCGCCGTGTCGTCGGCTGGGCAACCGCCGATCATCTGCGGACCGACCTGGTCGCCGAAGCCCTTACGACCGCCTGCCGGCGGCGCCGCCCCACCCGGCCGGTGATCTTCCACTCGGACCGCGGATGCCAGTACACCAGCCAGCAATTCGCGTCCCTGGCAGGTGAGTTCGACGTCCAGCTATCGGTCGGCCGCACCGGACAGTGCTGGGACAACGCCCTCGCCGAGTCCTTCTTCGCGACGATCAAACGGGAACTGCTCGGCACGAAACCCTGGCCCAGCAGGGCTCTCGCCCGCACTGCGATCTTCGAGTGGATCGAGAGCTGGTACAACTTGCAGCGGCTACACAGCAGCCTCGGCTACCGAAGTCCCGCCGAATACGAGACCGTACTCGCGGCCTGA
- a CDS encoding IS3 family transposase has product MESMGKKKPRPRRSFTSEFKAEIVELCRRGDRSVGQIAKDFDLTETAVRDWVKQAEVDAGERDGLTSSEREELAALRRENRRLREDVDILKRATAFFAKETR; this is encoded by the coding sequence ATGGAGAGCATGGGGAAGAAGAAGCCTCGCCCTCGCCGTTCGTTCACGTCGGAGTTCAAGGCCGAGATCGTCGAGCTGTGCCGGCGCGGTGACCGCTCGGTCGGTCAGATAGCCAAGGACTTCGATCTGACCGAGACCGCGGTGCGGGACTGGGTCAAGCAGGCCGAGGTCGACGCGGGCGAGCGAGACGGGCTGACCAGCAGCGAGCGTGAGGAGCTGGCCGCGCTGCGGCGGGAGAACCGCCGCCTGCGCGAGGACGTCGACATCCTCAAGCGGGCCACGGCTTTCTTCGCGAAGGAGACCCGGTGA
- a CDS encoding tetratricopeptide repeat protein: MNAPTEYFEHGTAAERWDRARLFFDAKEYATAAHILAALADEAPEQLAPRLLLARAYYHSAQLSRAEHELRAILERWPVEDYARLMLGRTLERQGRATEARPHLRMAAAMAGDFPE; this comes from the coding sequence ATGAACGCGCCGACGGAGTATTTCGAGCACGGGACGGCAGCCGAGCGCTGGGACCGGGCCCGGCTCTTCTTCGACGCGAAGGAGTACGCGACGGCCGCGCACATCCTGGCCGCCCTGGCCGACGAGGCCCCCGAGCAGCTGGCCCCCCGGCTGCTGCTGGCCCGCGCCTACTACCACTCCGCCCAGCTCTCGCGCGCCGAGCACGAGCTCCGCGCCATCCTCGAGCGCTGGCCCGTGGAGGACTACGCCCGGCTGATGCTCGGCCGGACCCTGGAGCGCCAGGGCCGGGCCACCGAAGCCCGCCCCCACCTGCGGATGGCCGCCGCGATGGCCGGCGACTTCCCCGAGTAG
- a CDS encoding methyltransferase yields the protein MNRLTTPFGSYELTRFPEDPRDQLRAWDAADEYLLRHLESGTGEHGPVDLAGAGQITILGDRWGALTTALAAYHPTQITDSYLARAGTAANLDRAGIGTAKTTVRLLTTQDAPPERIDVLLVRVPKSLALLEDQLYRLAPHVHAGTVIVGTGMVKEIHTSTLKLFEKILGPTKTSLAEKKARLIFCTPGATSTRAVDPWPVTYTLDAEAGSGAGLTAVNHAGIFCADRLDVGTRFFLQSIPNNTNGARVVDLGCGNGIVGTAVAVADPKAEIVFTDESYQAVASAKATFRANVQRERERADFLVGDGVSMLDPASVDLVLCNPPFHSHQATTDATALRMFAQSRKVLRPGGELWVIANRHMGYHTHLRRLFGNSEVVASEPKFVVLRAVKQEMRPRPM from the coding sequence ATGAACCGTCTGACCACGCCTTTCGGCTCCTACGAGCTCACCCGCTTCCCCGAAGACCCGCGCGACCAGCTCCGCGCCTGGGACGCCGCCGACGAGTACCTGCTGCGCCACCTCGAATCCGGTACGGGGGAACACGGCCCGGTGGACCTGGCCGGCGCCGGGCAGATCACCATCCTCGGGGACCGCTGGGGTGCGCTCACGACGGCACTCGCCGCGTACCACCCGACGCAGATCACCGACTCCTACCTCGCCCGGGCCGGCACCGCGGCCAACCTGGACCGCGCCGGGATCGGCACCGCCAAGACCACGGTGCGGCTGCTGACCACGCAGGACGCGCCGCCCGAGCGGATCGACGTACTCCTCGTCCGGGTGCCGAAGAGCCTGGCGCTGCTCGAGGACCAGCTGTACCGGCTGGCCCCGCACGTGCACGCGGGTACCGTCATCGTCGGCACGGGCATGGTGAAGGAGATCCACACCTCCACGCTGAAGCTCTTCGAAAAGATCCTCGGCCCGACGAAGACCTCGCTCGCCGAGAAGAAAGCCCGCCTGATCTTCTGCACGCCCGGCGCCACGTCGACGCGGGCCGTCGACCCCTGGCCGGTGACGTACACGCTGGACGCGGAAGCGGGCTCGGGCGCCGGCCTGACCGCCGTCAACCACGCCGGGATCTTCTGCGCGGACCGGCTCGACGTCGGCACCCGCTTCTTCCTCCAGAGCATCCCGAACAACACGAACGGCGCCCGGGTCGTGGACCTCGGCTGCGGCAACGGCATCGTCGGCACGGCGGTCGCGGTCGCGGACCCCAAGGCCGAGATCGTGTTCACCGACGAGTCGTACCAGGCGGTCGCCTCGGCGAAGGCCACGTTCCGTGCCAACGTCCAGCGCGAGCGCGAGCGGGCCGACTTCCTCGTCGGCGACGGCGTGTCGATGCTGGACCCGGCCTCGGTCGACCTGGTGCTGTGCAACCCGCCGTTCCACTCCCACCAGGCGACGACGGACGCGACGGCGCTGCGCATGTTCGCGCAGTCGCGCAAGGTGCTGCGTCCGGGCGGTGAGCTGTGGGTGATCGCCAACCGCCACATGGGCTACCACACGCATCTGCGCCGCCTCTTCGGCAACAGCGAAGTCGTCGCGAGCGAGCCGAAGTTCGTCGTACTGCGGGCGGTCAAGCAGGAGATGCGGCCGCGCCCCATGTGA
- a CDS encoding MerR family transcriptional regulator produces MNSLVRQDGTDDRADGGSDGGSRDRAGGGTGAGPSGERYRREDLAAAAGVKVRNLRYYQERGLLPPPRREGRIAWYSADHLTRLRLISDLLGRGYTVNGIAELLHAWEAGGGLSQLLGLERAMTRDWVQEEPVTMTLAELRELFGPAATAEDTRRAAQLGYVRIEGDRVTHRSGRLLEATLTLVRQGVPLAEILDAGDFVQTQAAALADRFVGLFRRHVIGPDGLEQLSASQLDHISDAAGVLRPVAGEVVAAEFARAMARRMETEVAELLRKDAEEAVTDQ; encoded by the coding sequence GTGAACAGCCTGGTGCGACAAGACGGTACGGACGACCGCGCGGACGGCGGTTCGGACGGCGGTTCGCGCGACCGCGCAGGCGGCGGTACGGGCGCCGGTCCGAGCGGCGAGCGCTACCGCCGGGAGGACCTGGCCGCCGCGGCCGGCGTCAAGGTGCGCAACCTGCGCTACTACCAGGAGCGCGGGCTGCTCCCGCCGCCGCGCCGCGAGGGCCGAATCGCCTGGTACTCGGCGGACCACCTGACCCGGCTGCGGCTGATCAGCGATCTGCTGGGCCGCGGATACACCGTCAACGGCATCGCCGAGCTGCTGCACGCCTGGGAGGCGGGCGGCGGCCTGTCCCAACTCCTGGGCCTGGAGCGGGCGATGACCCGGGACTGGGTCCAGGAGGAGCCGGTCACCATGACCTTGGCCGAGCTGCGCGAGCTGTTCGGCCCGGCCGCGACGGCCGAGGACACCCGGCGGGCCGCGCAGTTGGGGTACGTACGGATCGAGGGCGACCGGGTCACGCACCGGAGCGGGAGGCTGCTGGAGGCGACGCTCACGCTCGTACGGCAGGGCGTGCCGCTGGCGGAGATCCTCGATGCCGGGGACTTCGTGCAGACGCAGGCGGCTGCGCTCGCCGACCGGTTCGTCGGACTGTTCCGGCGGCATGTGATCGGCCCCGACGGGCTGGAACAGCTTTCGGCCAGCCAACTGGATCACATCTCGGACGCGGCAGGGGTGCTGCGGCCGGTGGCGGGCGAGGTCGTGGCCGCGGAGTTCGCCCGGGCGATGGCCCGGCGGATGGAGACGGAGGTCGCCGAAC
- a CDS encoding DMT family transporter: MNAALLAAALLVGCLLAVQASVNLQLNKAVGTPYGASTVQLGVATGLLVVLAAMTGSFGALGKIPDVEWWHLLGGLASPLYITGGILLFPRLGALASVGLFVTGQMFSSLVLDLGGLFGLEKKGLSPGIALGAFAVLAGIIVIIRGQQATAPPGAPAMSGPGRIGWIALGVIAGGVLPVQGAVNAELRHGLGAPITVAAFSFTVATLTIAVVLLVLRLTGKTPEPQLAPLKAMPWWGWLGGACAAGYVTGTFLLIPEIGAAVTVGLTVTGQQLTSALIDHRGMFRLPTRLLSVPRLTGLGLLLAGSLAIQLV; encoded by the coding sequence ATGAACGCTGCGCTGCTCGCGGCAGCCCTGCTGGTCGGCTGCCTTCTGGCCGTCCAGGCGTCGGTCAACCTGCAACTGAACAAGGCCGTGGGAACCCCTTACGGCGCCTCCACGGTCCAACTGGGCGTGGCCACCGGACTCCTGGTGGTCCTGGCGGCGATGACCGGCTCATTCGGCGCACTCGGGAAGATCCCCGACGTCGAGTGGTGGCATCTGCTGGGGGGCCTGGCCAGTCCCCTCTACATCACCGGTGGCATCCTGCTCTTCCCCCGGCTGGGAGCCCTGGCCTCGGTCGGGCTGTTCGTCACGGGGCAGATGTTCTCCTCACTGGTCCTCGACCTGGGCGGCCTCTTCGGGCTGGAGAAGAAGGGCCTGAGCCCGGGCATCGCGCTCGGTGCCTTCGCGGTCCTCGCCGGCATCATCGTGATCATCCGGGGACAGCAGGCGACCGCCCCGCCCGGAGCCCCGGCGATGTCGGGCCCGGGCCGGATCGGATGGATCGCCCTCGGCGTCATCGCCGGCGGTGTGCTCCCGGTTCAGGGCGCGGTCAACGCCGAGCTCCGGCACGGTCTGGGCGCCCCGATCACAGTGGCGGCCTTCAGTTTCACGGTGGCCACGCTCACCATCGCCGTCGTACTGCTGGTGCTGCGCCTGACGGGCAAGACCCCCGAGCCGCAGCTGGCCCCGCTGAAGGCGATGCCCTGGTGGGGCTGGCTCGGCGGAGCCTGCGCCGCGGGCTACGTCACCGGCACGTTTCTCCTGATCCCCGAGATCGGCGCTGCGGTGACCGTCGGGCTGACTGTGACCGGCCAGCAGCTGACCTCCGCCCTGATCGACCACCGGGGCATGTTCCGGCTGCCGACCCGCCTGCTGAGCGTGCCGCGTCTGACGGGACTCGGCCTGCTGCTCGCCGGATCGCTGGCCATCCAACTCGTCTGA
- a CDS encoding MBL fold metallo-hydrolase → MGRQPVNAYLLRGEQPMLVDTGMPVDRDAFEEALWSLVDPVDLRWIALTHDDRDHTGSLVRTLARAPGAKVVTNGISLTRLSEEFDIPRERVVTVNPGSRMSIGDRTLSFHRPPTFDSPGTLAIFDHEAGTLFSSDSFGTVIPETVQHFGDADEKEFFEGFDVLNRAIAPWTALVDAEKFLRTVQAVSFLSPSRLLSAHGPTVEGRMVAFLMEAMARIPFCRRGFRAPTSTSKPPWTRTAPEPPPDCPGPRLSATVQLSNLSNC, encoded by the coding sequence TTGGGCCGGCAACCGGTCAACGCCTACCTGCTGCGCGGTGAGCAGCCGATGCTGGTGGACACGGGCATGCCCGTGGACCGGGACGCGTTCGAGGAGGCCCTGTGGTCCCTGGTGGACCCCGTGGATCTGCGGTGGATCGCCCTCACCCATGACGACCGGGACCACACCGGGAGCCTGGTGCGCACGCTTGCCCGCGCTCCCGGCGCCAAGGTCGTCACCAACGGGATATCGCTCACTCGGCTGTCCGAGGAATTCGACATCCCGCGCGAGCGGGTGGTGACGGTGAACCCCGGGAGCCGGATGTCGATCGGTGACCGGACTCTCAGCTTCCACCGGCCGCCCACGTTCGACTCGCCGGGCACGCTCGCGATCTTCGACCACGAGGCCGGCACGCTCTTCAGCTCGGACAGTTTCGGCACCGTCATACCTGAAACCGTGCAGCACTTCGGTGATGCCGACGAAAAGGAATTCTTCGAAGGCTTCGACGTCCTGAACCGGGCGATCGCCCCATGGACGGCCCTCGTCGACGCGGAGAAGTTCCTCCGCACCGTCCAGGCGGTGTCCTTCCTCTCCCCGTCCCGGCTGCTGTCCGCCCACGGGCCGACGGTGGAGGGCCGGATGGTCGCCTTCCTGATGGAGGCCATGGCCCGCATCCCGTTCTGCCGGCGTGGCTTCCGGGCGCCGACGTCGACCTCGAAGCCGCCTTGGACGCGCACGGCGCCCGAGCCGCCCCCTGACTGTCCGGGCCCTCGGCTCTCAGCCACCGTTCAGCTCTCGAACCTCAGCAACTGCTGA
- a CDS encoding HNH endonuclease, whose amino-acid sequence MAGTRNASRQARLLAATDSIEEAGEQFRCAAQQGSLHTLECAAFALPNISAAEAVAWIYENGMLGTKNGRVIYEQLRTAPQHDRCPLCGHGVVRTLDHVLPKKSFPALCVDPLNLVPACADCNHAKGDALPTSLETTPLHPYLDRIDDDHWLDARIVDDSPLWLEFFVSPSPSWDQVLADRVRYHFGLFGLSSLFAIQANRTLSSILSLLTALRHTGGAQEVRNYLAEEAATRLADRPNGWEGVTYRTLASSDIFCNGGVIP is encoded by the coding sequence GTGGCCGGCACCAGGAACGCGTCCCGCCAGGCACGACTTCTGGCCGCCACTGACAGCATCGAGGAAGCGGGCGAGCAATTCCGGTGCGCGGCCCAGCAAGGCTCCCTGCACACCCTGGAGTGCGCGGCCTTCGCTCTACCGAATATCTCAGCGGCCGAAGCCGTGGCGTGGATCTACGAGAACGGCATGCTCGGTACAAAGAACGGTCGAGTCATCTACGAGCAGCTGAGGACAGCCCCGCAACATGATCGTTGCCCCTTGTGCGGACACGGGGTCGTCAGAACCCTTGACCACGTCCTGCCAAAGAAGTCGTTCCCTGCCTTGTGCGTCGATCCCTTGAATCTGGTGCCCGCCTGCGCCGACTGCAACCACGCCAAGGGCGACGCCCTCCCGACGAGTCTTGAGACGACTCCCCTGCACCCCTACCTCGACCGCATCGACGATGACCACTGGCTCGACGCGAGGATCGTGGACGACAGCCCTCTTTGGCTCGAATTCTTCGTCAGCCCCTCGCCATCCTGGGATCAAGTCCTCGCTGACCGAGTTCGGTACCACTTCGGACTTTTTGGACTGTCCAGTCTCTTCGCCATCCAAGCGAACCGCACCCTGAGCAGCATCCTCAGCCTGCTCACCGCTCTGCGTCACACCGGTGGGGCCCAGGAAGTGCGCAACTACTTGGCGGAGGAGGCCGCCACACGCCTCGCTGACCGCCCCAACGGCTGGGAAGGAGTCACTTACCGGACTCTGGCGAGCAGCGACATTTTCTGCAACGGCGGCGTCATACCCTGA
- a CDS encoding AAA family ATPase has product MTLYQLWFRNHGSLIELGAVKIGYADLIRGERPLEAGSFSTLTGLDQRLYWFSVGQSDLYYENIRKLGSETRRAVLSGLCDMALDPSVFATAMQWDVTHTSLLRSLESRTVAAQFRRIAQGGPRLTEYRFDYLGPARHGSSDGSTTKPWHLSFSVEPHAQPPTNIHVLIGRNGVGKTTVLGDITRAVVHPEEDSDAVGRLIWGEDGPGSFVNVVCVTFSAFDPAQEQFESEQGAAEQGELEGWDGALDVADGQPPPAAEDNVAGVSYRYVGLAKVDELGRPTRERKTRLDLSKEFAKSVEEVVAAGRVHSWIKALEALGSDPYFFESPVRSFAQALLDRGVFGRTSDRDTALEIFSSLSSGHAIVLLTMTRLVETVAERSLVLLDEPEGHLHPPLLASFVRALSDLLTDRNAVAVLGTHSPVVLQEVPRSCVWKVSRQGTMQPERPSIETYGENVGVLTHEIFGLEVRRSGFHAEIEKAVRELGTYEQVLARFGGQLGGEAKGLARILLAYQTSQGRR; this is encoded by the coding sequence ATGACCCTCTACCAACTGTGGTTCCGTAACCACGGATCGCTCATCGAGTTGGGTGCGGTAAAGATCGGGTATGCCGACCTCATTCGGGGCGAGAGACCTCTCGAGGCAGGATCGTTCTCCACGCTCACAGGACTTGATCAGCGCCTGTACTGGTTTTCCGTGGGGCAGAGCGACCTTTATTACGAGAACATCCGCAAGCTTGGTAGTGAGACGCGGCGCGCGGTCTTGAGCGGTCTGTGCGATATGGCGCTCGACCCCTCGGTCTTCGCGACCGCCATGCAATGGGACGTCACACACACATCGCTGCTGCGCAGCCTCGAGTCACGGACGGTGGCAGCCCAGTTCCGGCGCATCGCGCAGGGCGGCCCCCGGCTCACGGAGTACCGCTTCGACTACCTGGGCCCCGCCAGGCACGGCAGCTCGGACGGCAGTACCACGAAACCCTGGCACCTCTCCTTTTCAGTCGAGCCGCATGCACAGCCCCCCACTAACATTCACGTGCTGATCGGTCGGAACGGGGTCGGAAAGACCACGGTGCTCGGCGACATCACCAGGGCCGTCGTACATCCGGAAGAGGACAGCGATGCCGTCGGGCGTCTCATCTGGGGCGAGGATGGACCCGGCTCCTTCGTTAACGTGGTCTGCGTGACCTTCAGCGCCTTCGACCCGGCTCAGGAGCAGTTCGAGTCGGAACAGGGCGCTGCTGAACAGGGTGAGCTGGAAGGCTGGGACGGTGCGCTGGACGTTGCCGACGGCCAACCACCTCCCGCGGCCGAGGACAACGTTGCGGGTGTCTCCTACAGGTATGTGGGCCTTGCCAAGGTGGATGAGCTGGGGCGCCCGACTCGGGAGCGCAAGACGCGCCTTGACCTAAGCAAGGAGTTCGCCAAGAGCGTGGAGGAGGTTGTTGCTGCCGGCCGAGTCCACAGTTGGATCAAGGCGCTAGAGGCGTTGGGTAGCGACCCGTACTTCTTCGAATCTCCGGTCCGCTCCTTCGCGCAGGCTCTCCTGGACCGAGGCGTGTTTGGCCGAACGAGCGACCGTGACACTGCTTTGGAGATCTTTTCCAGTCTCAGCTCGGGGCATGCGATTGTCCTGCTGACGATGACGCGTCTGGTGGAAACCGTCGCCGAGCGGTCGCTGGTGCTCCTCGACGAGCCTGAAGGACATCTACATCCCCCGCTTCTGGCGTCCTTCGTCAGGGCCCTGTCCGACCTGCTCACCGACCGCAATGCGGTCGCAGTCCTGGGCACCCACTCGCCGGTGGTCCTGCAGGAGGTCCCGCGCTCCTGTGTCTGGAAGGTCAGCCGCCAGGGCACCATGCAGCCGGAGCGGCCATCGATCGAGACCTACGGCGAGAACGTCGGGGTTCTCACCCACGAGATATTCGGCCTCGAAGTCCGGCGGTCCGGGTTTCACGCCGAGATCGAGAAGGCAGTCCGGGAACTGGGCACGTACGAGCAGGTCCTGGCCCGATTCGGCGGACAGCTCGGCGGGGAGGCGAAGGGCCTCGCACGGATCTTGCTCGCCTACCAAACGTCGCAGGGGCGCCGCTGA
- a CDS encoding aldo/keto reductase — MRYTTFGHRTGLRVSEYALGTANFGTRWGAGAEPDEARRIFDRFAEAGGTFLDTADTYQFGESEELTGKFISADRDHFVLATKFTLGAAPQPSVSKTGNSRKNMVASVQASLKRLGTDYIDLLWVHFPDELTPMDEILRGLDDLVRSGEIHHAALSNFPAWRASRAVTLADLKHWAPIVGIQNEYSLVERTADRELLPMAESLGLGAALWSPLGGGLLTGKYRRSAKGRLTDLGAVIHTESTDQKTAVVDAVLAIAEEIGVTPAQVSVAWVRERAARAATSLIPVIGPRNLTQLDHYLGALDIQLTPEQFARLSEVSAVPLGVPHEVIAGSLGSIQGGNTSCVIAPVTPVG; from the coding sequence ATGCGTTACACGACCTTCGGACACCGGACCGGACTGCGCGTGTCCGAGTACGCGCTCGGCACGGCGAACTTCGGGACCCGCTGGGGCGCCGGCGCCGAGCCGGACGAGGCACGCCGCATATTCGACCGATTCGCCGAAGCGGGCGGCACATTCCTCGACACCGCGGACACCTACCAGTTCGGCGAGTCGGAAGAGCTGACAGGGAAGTTCATCTCCGCCGACCGGGACCACTTCGTCCTGGCCACCAAGTTCACCCTCGGCGCCGCGCCGCAGCCGAGTGTCTCCAAGACGGGCAACAGCCGCAAGAACATGGTCGCGTCGGTGCAGGCCAGCCTGAAACGCCTGGGTACCGACTACATCGACCTGCTCTGGGTGCACTTCCCCGACGAGCTCACGCCCATGGACGAGATTCTGCGTGGGCTCGACGACCTGGTGCGGTCCGGCGAGATCCACCATGCCGCCCTGTCCAACTTCCCCGCCTGGCGTGCCTCCCGGGCGGTGACCCTCGCGGACCTGAAGCACTGGGCACCAATTGTGGGAATCCAGAACGAGTACAGCCTCGTCGAGCGGACCGCCGACCGCGAGCTGCTGCCGATGGCCGAGAGCCTCGGACTCGGCGCCGCCCTGTGGTCCCCGCTCGGCGGCGGACTGCTCACCGGAAAGTACCGCCGCAGCGCCAAGGGGCGCCTCACCGACCTGGGGGCGGTCATCCACACGGAGAGCACCGACCAGAAGACCGCCGTCGTAGATGCCGTCCTGGCCATCGCCGAGGAGATCGGCGTAACGCCGGCCCAGGTGTCGGTGGCCTGGGTGCGGGAGCGTGCCGCCCGGGCCGCGACCTCGCTCATCCCGGTCATCGGGCCGCGCAACCTCACCCAGCTCGATCACTACCTGGGCGCTCTGGACATCCAGCTGACCCCCGAGCAGTTCGCCCGCCTGTCGGAAGTCAGCGCGGTGCCCCTCGGAGTTCCCCACGAGGTGATCGCCGGATCCCTGGGCAGCATCCAGGGAGGCAACACCAGCTGCGTCATCGCCCCTGTCACACCGGTGGGCTGA
- a CDS encoding DsbA family protein, producing the protein MTTAPLTPPPGIITVFSDIWCSFAHIAIHRLHATRKRLGLETQVSFDLRAFPLELLNDAPSPRPGTDSEVGRMASLEPAAGWQLWQAKDWLYPSTMLPALEAIQAAKEQSLAASEQLDLGLRKAFWAESRSVSHRKVILDVAAQTGVVDVTALAEALDDGRARSTLSGQTAVARTEAVRCSPHLFLPDGSDCANPGIDVRWEGSYGVGFPVIESDDPTIYEDLLLATATG; encoded by the coding sequence TTGACCACCGCACCCCTGACACCGCCGCCGGGCATCATCACCGTCTTCTCGGACATCTGGTGTTCGTTCGCGCACATCGCCATCCACCGTCTGCACGCCACGCGCAAGCGGCTCGGACTCGAAACCCAAGTCAGCTTCGACCTGCGGGCCTTCCCCCTTGAGCTCCTCAACGACGCGCCCAGCCCCCGCCCCGGAACCGACAGCGAGGTGGGCCGGATGGCCAGTCTGGAGCCGGCGGCCGGCTGGCAGCTCTGGCAGGCCAAGGACTGGCTCTACCCCTCCACCATGCTGCCCGCGCTGGAGGCGATCCAGGCCGCCAAGGAGCAGTCCCTCGCGGCGTCCGAACAGCTCGACCTCGGCCTGCGGAAGGCATTCTGGGCCGAGTCGCGGTCCGTCAGCCACCGCAAGGTCATCCTGGACGTGGCCGCGCAGACCGGCGTCGTCGACGTGACGGCGCTGGCGGAGGCCCTGGACGACGGCCGTGCCCGCAGCACCCTCTCCGGCCAGACCGCTGTCGCCCGTACCGAGGCGGTCAGGTGCAGCCCGCACCTGTTCCTGCCCGACGGCAGCGACTGTGCCAACCCCGGGATCGACGTGCGCTGGGAAGGCTCCTACGGCGTCGGCTTCCCGGTGATCGAATCCGACGACCCGACGATCTACGAGGACCTTCTCCTGGCGACTGCCACAGGCTGA